In Porites lutea chromosome 9, jaPorLute2.1, whole genome shotgun sequence, a single window of DNA contains:
- the LOC140949156 gene encoding uncharacterized protein → MSGEEKRTRSKRCLSRNKRLKAEKATVDDPSSNEATGEVFTVLKSKRSQCSHLIGTTDHLENEFAVLTEKTSEAKILTRKSRNDQKDVFEFADEESDDTSEQPATAPLGNNKRKRIASEELEVSCFSSTVSKFKRARNAVTCLKQPLIQLEKCTDNAGSEVEPTDKSRAGNRAADCTEVFFHNLDTGGSVLQEVGGTTLRDEGICGDNVGQVETDDLQVIQDPKCQESREDCHRKRDCPVCGLTFLPTENMDVFNRHINSCLDSGSYYRTTENDSSAPGTEKMEEEMFFCQLCQKDLSRMNSQRRQQHINRCCDEASKVKDTVQLNRVQGQTSTQLSCPICGKGFKSLKSRQAHLKRCAQEYNVGTNQLLEIMRQEKHQEDSISVAAVATELHVATNKNPVRVKRKRRAVAPKSDLDEETQIALALSASMAPPLPPDEGEGKTGKRKGKKNKGGNELPPLLLRDDETAQKAVAIRAAQVLCTQEDNNDEDDEISCTPALAPSRLAQHVPSCVPAVSTDVTGCNSDGATSPTSVCKEEVNKPMDVDSENDKEQHAESRMLTFTVDPSLSKSFLNFLYDVEDEERESAEVQAPRPSPLWSLSALKEESCETFYVQGLLPPASPPRSKNFIKRVAVSDGGTVPTVLNKPAIDTVEMVGNDEDTAEYPEITPSQAVNVEMLLELAGEDDISNISVDSQQMIGASGFCVDEQDQEKQESEPVPSGVPKLLQDLSSMINNPHLSDVVICLQDGQEIAAHSFILSLRSDVLAQLLSEETASSKWQDKVYLKFDDVCRSVFEVALRHIYTGDVTIPVQSDVDDVENLAARLKLPCLAKACKVMRQQMNQVPESQEDDDKNNDLVTDLEKLEENLWRNGDDDGQLSDGQKERDDKDDFLNDDDIEEIVLFQTQALKMKGSVGGESLEEKDEKFLTEQTENEDTLAAGEVSTVVTNNTRDEESRCDSVEKKRQRSETCGNMNKGSLSHSVADEGNLSCYNVVTVNLPHDSGKINGSSCKSVGNRETAPPLDVTEKKDEYEMFISCEGDEEKMIEDKRTPSPKEHLAKNEVKPLTSSKTVHDLTEISKTVSCEDRNSTRDTCISTCELGPVSEQPQNHVEGRHDKTKLGVREHNEVVKELSDNEELPGDYGDCVMEFDLEYNEHSPGMSKESFSDKYGKNVDDFKDVSDLDAIHETLSDFQPHRTEDLDVPYESAHKRADCLSPPSGEGLWDIDETLQGSTREVTVLDDDDVDGKVADESITLLSDNDEDDLDDSPAKADVTVVPETPRVARNTHHFSSSSSLSTLSASEEDDVRVTSFSPSKTRKQLNEEANDFLSKLKQRVDRDKDKRRGKGKRKKKVGTKDSAGERSVTHGTSRRRSPRSKRDNCTDTSPLACDVRSSVRSHQRRSASPVGEIPRGSRQEDCTDTSPMACDVRASVRSHQHPTASAAGDIPKDLESCSNLPLREFPRDVEPRLVSPERISPGYSQQSRASPTLLHEDCVSDCVVLDHSPPLSPDLFQQQHESPQNSAYKEIGETVSSELLKCHSPGDKNISFENLDDVDIAESCANQTAVNVSRPLEVMSPPVPSPEYSFLEPISSPGSPMPCASPLQDQIVCSPDSVSPGLPVGWKSTQSESGLGTCAESNSPVSPSVCSFSSQIADSRRKSRKQETASRKLDLQKEKEGESTEPGPSTDVIEIDLNLPLMERIRAARNGGKKIYKVKDFIEDGSDEDCMEDKLVPNMKKTPEASSQKDSELISTVEMKEVQNISVDADLDFHDDGGYNFDVEELQNLERLENDKKADFNEQEECHPEKGKSSRQEKASKAGGNKRKIPPSQQQRKKDDDEEENKSQKTQKKRGKKAESETSKATAQTVSGRVTPMPNYNDMATPVLKIELQKFGVRPLPKKKMVKKLKEIYDYTHQVETLPQQGKKEQAVSDSQPASSNVVPTDVDGVEGSGTASSDNSDEEDTEFGDCTVMIEDEAITASQQANGGNLKEKLLSYVTSNKELYKKLLKFQPQELVSLHQQIKSDGISCSLGKLVDFLDEQCLTFTTAGSRTRAPRKGGRKKKINNKS, encoded by the exons ATGTCGGGTGAAGAAAAACGAACTCGATCTAAGAGATGCTTGTCACGTAACAAGCGTTTGAAAGCAGAGAAAGCTACTGTAGATGATCCTTCATCCAATGAAGCTACTGGAGAAGTATTTACAGTTCTTAAATCAAAACGGTCACAATGCTCACATCTAATTGGAACGACTGATCATTTGGAGAATGAATTCGCAGTGTTGACTGAGAAAACTTCAGAAGCTAAAATTCTCACACGGAAGTCAAGAAATGACCAAAAGGATGTATTTGAATTTGCTGATGAAGAGAGTGACGACACAAGTGAACAGCCAGCAACAGCCCCTCTGGGTAATAATAAGCGGAAAAGGATTGCTTCTGAAGAACTTGAAGTCTCATGTTTCAGCAGCACAGTTTCCAAGTTCAAACGGGCACGTAATGCTGTAACGTGTTTAAAACAGCCTTTAATACAACTAGAGAAATGCACAGACAACGCTGGGTCTGAAGTTGAACCTACAGATAAATCTCGTGCCGGGAACAGGGCAGCGGATTGTACAGAAGTTTTTTTTCACAATCTAGACACAGGAGGGAGTGTATTGCAGGAAGTTGGTGGTACAACACTTAGAGATGAAGGCATCTGTGGTGATAATGTTGGACAAGTAGAAACTGATGATTTACAAGTCATCCAAGATCCGAAATGTCAAGAAAGTAGAGAAGATTGTCACAGAAAACGTGATTGTCCTGTTTGTGGTCTAACATTCCTACCAACTGAAAATATGGATGTTTTTAATAGACACATTAACAGCTGTCTTGATAGTGGCTCTTACTACAGGACCACAGAAAATGATTCTTCTGCACCAGGCACTGAAAAAATGGAAGAGGAGATGTTCTTCTGTCAGCTCTGTCAGAAAGATTTATCTAGGATGAATTCCCAGCGACGTCAGCAGCACATCAATAGGTGTTGTGATGAGGCAAGTAAAGTTAAAGACACAGTGCAGTTAAACAGAGTTCAAGGACAAACTTCAACTCAGTTATCATGTCCTATTTGTGGCAAAGGATTTAAATCTTTGAAG TCAAGACAAGCTCATCTCAAAAGGTGTGCACAAGAATACAATGTGGGAACAAACCAGCTTCTAGAAATCATGCGTCAAGAAAAGCACCAGGAGGATTCCATTTCTGTGGCAGCTGTTGCAACTGAACTACATGTAGCAACAAACAAAAATCCTGTCAGAGTTAAGAGGAAGAGAAGAGCTGTTGCACCAAAGAG TGACCTTGATGAAGAAACCCAGATTGCTTTGGCATTGTCAGCCTCCATGGCCCCTCCTCTGCCCCCTGATGAAGGTGAAGGAAAAActgggaaaagaaaaggaaaaaagaataaagg AGGAAATGAGCTGCCTCCCTTGTTACTCAGAGATGACGAGACTGCCCAGAAAGCTGTGGCTATAAGAGCAGCACAAGTGCTTTGCACACAA GAAGACAAtaatgatgaggatgatgagaTATCTTGCACACCTGCTCTTGCACCAAGCCGGTTAGCTCAGCATGTTCCATCCTGCGTACCTGCTGTGTCCACAGATGTCACAGGATGTAACTCTGATGGTGCAACCAGCCCTACATCAGTTTGTAAAGAAGAGGTCAACAAGCCCATGGATGTAGATAGTGAAAATGATAAAGAGCAGCATGCAGAGTCAAGAATGTTGACCTTCACTGTTGATCCTTCATTGAGCAAATCATTTCTTAATTTCCTGTATGATGTGGAAGATGAAGAAAGAGAATCAGCTGAAGTTCAG GCACCTCGTCCCAGTCCTCTGTGGTCATTATCAGCTCTTAAAGAAGAATCCTGTGAGACATTTTATGTCCAAGGCCTCCTCCCTCCTGCATCGCCACCGAGGTCAAAGAACTTCATTAAAAGAGTCGCTGtttctgatggtggaacagttcCAACCGTCCTAAATAAACCAGCCATTGATACAGTTGAAATGGTGGGCAACGATG AAGATACTGCTGAATATCCAGAGATAACACCATCACAAGCTGTTAATGTAGAAATGCTGTTGGAGCTTGCTGGAGAAGATGATATCTCAAACATATCAGTGGATTCTCAGCAGATGATAGGAGCGAGTGGTTTCTGTGTTGATGAACAAGATCAAGAGAAGcag GAAAGTGAACCTGTGCCTAGTGGAGTTCCAAAACTTCTTCAAGATTTATCATCAATGATCAACAACCCACATCTTAGTGATGTTGTTATTTGTCTCCAAGATGGACAGGAAATAGCAGCACACAGTTTTATCCTGTCACTGAGGTCTGATGTGCTTGCACAG ttGTTGTCAGAGGAAACAGCTTCCAGTAAATGGCAGGATAAAGTGTACCTGAAGTTTGATGATGTTTGCCGCTCTGTGTTTGAAGTTGCGTTAAGACACATATACACTGGTGATGTTACCATCCCTGTGCAGTCTGATGTAGATGACGTAGAAAACTTGGCTGCAAG GTTGAAGCTTCCTTGTTTGGCAAAGGCGTGTAAAGTTATGAGGCAGCAGATGAATCAAGTACCCGAGAGCCAAGAGGATGACGACAAAAACAACGACCTTGTTACTGATTTGGAGAAGCTCGAAGAAAATCTGTGGAGAAATGGTGATGACGATGGTCAATTATCAGATGGTCAAAAAGAGAGAGATGACAAAGATGATTTCTTGAACGATGATGATATTGAAGAAATTGTGTTGTTTCAGACTCAAGCTCTGAAAATGAAAGGGAGTGTCGGAGGTGAAAGTTTAGAAGAGAAGGATGAGAAATTTCTAACagaacaaactgaaaatgaagataCTTTAGCAGCAGGTGAAGTAAGCACTGTGGTAACTAATAATACACGTGATGAAGAGTCAAGGTGTGATTCAGTGGAGAAGAAAAGACAGAGGTCAGAAACTTGCGGTAACATGAACAAGGGTAGTCTGTCGCATAGTGTTGCTGATGAAGGTAATCTCTCTTGTTATAATGTTGTAACAGTTAACCTGCCGCATGATTCTGGTAAAATAAATGGCTCGTCGTGCAAGTCAGTTGGCAACAGAGAAACCGCCCCACCTCTAGAtgttactgaaaaaaaagacGAGTATGAAATGTTTATATCATGCGAAGGTGACGAGGAAAAAATGATTGAAGATAAACGGACTCCTTCACCCAAGGAACACTTAGCGAAAAATGAGGTGAAACCATTGACTTCGTCAAAAACAGTACACGATTTAACAGAGATATCTAAAACAGTCTCTTGCGAGGATAGAAACTCAACGCGTGATACATGTATTTCCACTTGTGAACTGGGTCCAGTCAGTGAGCAGCCTCAGAATCATGTCGAGGGTAGacatgacaaaacaaaacttggCGTGAGAGAACACAACGAGGTTGTGAAAGAACTAAGTGACAACGAAGAATTACCTGGTGACTATGGAGATTGTGTGATGGAATTTGATTTGGAATATAATGAACATTCTCCTGGCATGTCGAAAGAGTCATTCAGTGACAAGTACGGAAAAAATGTTGACGATTTCAAGGATGTTAGCGATCTGGATGCTATTCATGAAACTTTGTCGGATTTTCAACCCCACAGAACCGAGGACCTCGATGTCCCGTATGAAAGTGCACACAAGCGTGCTGATTGCTTATCACCCCCCTCGGGGGAAGGTTTGTGGGACATTGACGAAACCTTGCAAGGGTCCACTCGGGAAGTTACTGTGCTGGACGATGATGATGTCGACGGGAAAGTTGCAGACGAGTCCATCACATTATTAAGTGATAATGACGAAGAC GATCTTGATGACTCTCCCGCTAAAGCTGACGTTACTGTTGTTCCAGAAACTCCGCGTGTGGCAAGAAACACGCATCATTTCTCATCAAGCAGTTCTCTATCAACACTTTCTGCTAGTGAAGAAGATGACGTTAGAGTGACCAGCTTTTCGCCCtctaaaacaaggaaacagCTGAACGAGGAAGCAAATGACTTTTTGTCCAAATTGAAGCAACGTGTTGATCGTGATAAAGATAAAAGACGCGggaaaggaaagagaaagaaaaaagttggaaCGAAGGATTCGGCGGGTGAAAGATCCGTAACACATGGAACTTCAAGGAGGAGGTCTCCGCGTTCTAAACGAGATAACTGTACTGATACGTCACCGTTGGCTTGTGACGTACGATCTTCCGTTAGGAGTCATCAGCGTCGCTCTGCTTCCCCGGTAGGGGAGATTCCCAGGGGTTCAAGACAAGAAGACTGTACTGATACGTCTCCGATGGCTTGTGATGTACGAGCTTCCGTTAGGAGTCATCAACATCCCACTGCCTCCGCGGCAGGGGATATTCCCAAGGATTTAGAGAGCTGCAGTAACTTGCCCTTGCGTGAGTTTCCCAGAGATGTTGAGCCCCGACTTGTCTCGCCAGAGCGGATATCTCCCGGGTATTCTCAGCAGTCCAGAGCGTCGCCGACATTGTTACACGAGGACTGTGTTTCTGATTGTGTTGTTCTTGATCATTCGCCACCACTTTCGCCAGAtctttttcaacaacaacacGAGTCACCCCAAAATTCGGCGTACAAAGAGATAGGGGAGACTGTGTCATCAGAACTGCTTAAATGTCACAGTCCTGGGGACAAAAATATCAGTTTTGAAAACCTAGATGATGTTGATATCGCGGAATCCTGCGCCAACCAAACTGCCGTGAACGTATCTAGACCGTTAGAAGTTATGTCGCCTCCAGTCCCCTCGCCTGAGTACTCGTTCCTGGAGCCTATTTCATCCCCAGGCTCCCCTATGCCTTGCGCTTCCCCGCTACAAGACCAGATTGTTTGTTCGCCAGATTCTGTTTCGCCCGGTCTTCCTGTTGGTTGGAAATCCACTCAGTCAGAGAGTGGACTGGGTACATGTGCAGAATCTAACTCACCCGTCTCCCCCTCGGTTTGTTCATTCAGCTCGCAAATTGCAGACTCGagaagaaaaagcagaaaacaagAAACCGCGTCAAGGAAATTGGATttgcaaaaagagaaagaaggaGAAAGTACAGAACCAGGACCGTCAACAGATGTGATAGAAATTGATCTAAACCTTCCATTAATGGAAAGGATTCGCGCTGCTCGCAATGGTGGGAAGAAAATTTACAAGGTTAAAGATTTTATCGAAGATGGAAGTGATGAGGATTGTATGGAAGATAAACTTGTGCCAAATATGAAAAAGACTCCGGAAGCTTCTTCTCAAAAAGACAGTGAGTTAATATCTACAGTGGAGATGAAAGAGGTGCAGAATATTTCAGTGGATGCTGATTTGGATTTTCATGATGATGGCGGATATAATTTTGACGTTGAAGAGTTACAGAATCTTGAACGTTTGGAGAACGATAAGAAAGCTGACTTCAACGAACAAGAAGAGTGTCATCCCGAGAAAGGCAAGAGTTCACGGCAGGAGAAGGCTTCCAAAGCTGGcgggaacaaaagaaagattCCTCCCAGTCAACAGCAGAGAAAGAAGGACGATGATGAGGAAGAGAATAAGTCGCAGAAGACACAGAAGAAGCGTGGGAAAAAAGCAGAGAGTGAAACGAGCAAAGCAACGGCACAGACAGTTAGCGGGCGAGTGACACCCATGCCTAACTACAACGATATGGCCACTCCTGTGTTGAAG ATTGAGCTGCAAAAGTTTGGTGTTCGTCCTCTTCCGAAGAAAAAGATGGttaagaaattgaaagaaatttatgattatacgcACCAAG TTGAAACCCTCCCACAACAAGGTAAAAAAGAACAAGCTGTCAGCGACAGTCAACCTGCGTCGTCTAATGTTGTGCCGACGGATGTTGATGGAGTAGAGGGAAGCGGAACAGCTAGCAGCGACAACAG CGATGAAGAAGATACAGAATTCGGTGACTGTACAGTAATGATTGAAGACGAGGCTATCACGGCATCCCAGCAG GCTAACGGAGGTAACTTGAAGGAGAAGCTTTTAAGTTACGTTACCAGTAACAAAGAACTGTACAAGAAGCTTCTTAAATTTCAG CCACAAGAATTGGTTTCACTGCACCAGCAGATAAAGTCCGACGGTATCAGCTGCTCTCTAGGTAAACTGGTGGACTTTCTTGATGAGCAG TGCCTCACGTTTACTACCGCTGGATCCAGAACGCGGGCGCCCAGGAAAGGAGGACGGAAGAAGAAAATCAATAATAAGTCATAG